One Terriglobales bacterium DNA segment encodes these proteins:
- a CDS encoding cytochrome c yields the protein MPKALKTRLLPALFGVTLLALLGMMACEGPSPWPPESELHLTPQQARGRLVYQARCLACHEAYSSSSHRGPSLQGLFKKPEMPSGTPANDDRLREVITLGRAKMPAFRNLSPEQ from the coding sequence TTGCCGAAGGCGCTGAAAACCCGCCTGCTCCCCGCCCTGTTCGGCGTTACCTTGCTCGCGTTGCTGGGGATGATGGCCTGCGAAGGGCCTTCGCCCTGGCCGCCGGAGTCCGAACTCCACCTCACCCCGCAGCAGGCGCGCGGCCGGCTGGTCTACCAGGCCCGCTGCCTGGCCTGCCACGAGGCTTACTCCTCCAGCTCGCACCGCGGACCCTCGCTGCAGGGGCTCTTCAAAAAGCCGGAGATGCCCAGCGGCACTCCCGCCAACGACGATCGCCTGCGCGAGGTCATCACCCTGGGCCGCGCCAAGATGCCTGCCTTCCGCAACCTCTCCCCCGAGCAG